TGAATATAAtggttaaaaaaaatcacaatgaacACTGATTCAGCAAGCTTTATTGGTCCATTTGATTATTTCATACATAAATAGCAACAAAGACATTAATTCGATTTTCCTTTTACAGCAAACATCCACAACCAAAGAATGCTGAAATTCTGCCCCCAAAGGAATCTTTTGATATGGCATCTAACAACACAGTGTTAATGTGGACCTTTCCCATTGTTAGTCACCTTACCTGAAGATAACTCTGGGGGCTATTAGTATAGTAATACATAAGTCATCTTGCTTAAAGTTGTTCCTCAGTGTTTCTGGTggccagacacagacaaagttTTGATTGtcagacgaaaaaaaacatttcatcaATAGGAGCCACAATTCCTGGTCAAGATTAATCATGACCCAAAGTGGATAATCACCTGGGCTCTCCACCTCCAGTGGGTGCTTTCTTCCACTCATCTCACAGCACGAATGATGGTAACTCTGCTGTTCATCAGGATTTTCCTCTAGGACAGCTACTTGGGTGTCCTTTGAGGTCAACTCCATAGGTTTACTTAGAATTAGTTTCACGGGCTGCCTTCCGCTGCCTGGGAGACTGACGTGGACTCTTCTCTGCAACACAGATTGGACACAAATGAGTAAATGTACATtggatatacaaatatgcaaaataaaaaatatcatttcaTCCCACGTGCAAGGAGAATGCCTTTGTATTTCATCACAACTTTCACCTGCACAAAAAACATCAAACTCACTGATCTCACTGAGGAGTTCCTTGGGTAGCCAGTCATAGTCAACACTGTTGCTCTTCTTGGTACCCATTTCAACGGTGTGCCTCTTGCCACCTCGCCTGCGaccgaatgaggagagaaagtgatGGCCAGCCACAAGCAGCAGTACAGCAAAGGCAAGCATGAAGATGTATAGGAAGAAGGTTTCTCCATCCATTCCCTCATCGACCTCAACAATGTTCACAGTCTGGTTGAACACTGGATCAACAAACACATTGCCATCCtgatttgtaaagaaaaaaaagtaaagaaacttATTGAGTTAAAATAGTTTCAAAGGCTACAGAGCCTTTTTGCTACATTAAAAGTTTTTTGAGAAAGTACAACTGATAAAACAAGTGAGAAAAGGATGTATTCTCTTGTAATTAATCAATGTAGCAAAAAACAATATTCCATACTATATATTACTGCTTCCAACAATCACAAACTTTACATCATAATTTCAAACATCTGCTATCCAAACAACATTAATCCGATAAGGGTTATATCATCCATGGGAAAAGCCATATCAAACTCACAGCATCATGGTAAGCAAGGTTGACAGTTAAGCCAAGGGGACGACCAGCAAAGGCTTCAGCAGGGTAGAAGGAGTACATAACTGTGGCCTCCTGACGTGGTTTAACAGCACGGTTGTAGGGGATGGCGGTAAAGTTCTGGATGTAAAAGTTGAAGTCCATAGGGTAACGGAAGGAGGCATCAATGGCATCCAAGATGAAGTCTTTGTCCCCATTGTTTGTGAAGCCCACCAGGAACTCTACAAGCTTACCAGCTGGCAGGTCTGTAAAAACAAGAATATTAGCCTATTTAATGACAGCTGGAAGGGGAAGTAaaatggggaaggatgggaaggaaggagaaaaatcataaagaagaaaagacaagaaaccaTGTGATgaggaaaacatgaaaaaaaaatcgggagAAACAGACAGGAGAACTGGGAAGTGAAGATCAGAAAAATACTATAATACCTCACTATATACAATAGAAATTTTGAAACCTAGAGGAGCTACAGCCCTCATTGCTGTCCACACAGCCCTCCTTCAGGTATATTGAAACCATATACTTTCACACTGACCTGAGCCAGTGCCCACAGGCTTGGTGAAGTAGATGATGGTGTCAGCATCTGGGGATCCCTTGGcagtcatttcttcttcctcctcttcctcttccgttccaTCAACTTGTTCTACTTCCGATTCTGtcccatcatcaacattaacctCTTCATCATCAATGATGTCATCCTCTTCTCCATCAACCTCATCCTCCTGTGCATAGGCTACACTGCGGcctgaaaaagaaatggagaatgtgTTCATTTTCCTGCAATTGTTTTCCTATAGGTTGATCTTTTGTTAAGCCCTGCATAAAATTTACTGTATTACCTTGAATTATCTCGTCCTAATGTAAGCACTTGTAATAAACCTGGTTATGCTGATAAAAGGTAGGTCCCATTCTTGCTTTAATTAATCTTAAAAACCAAAACTTTTACCCTATATCTGCAACAACTATATTACCAATCTAAAATCATCTTAGCATTCATCTAACAATCAATCCCATATGCAGTGTACTTTATGCTAAATGAATGTCGGAACAAATCATACAGCAAAAATTTAGCTGCATACATTAGATGCAAACTGAGCTGTCAATTGCATACATTAACTGTATAATAGTGACAAAATTAGGTGGATGCACACTTgactatttcctcttctctgaGTTCCCATTGGTACTGAGCACAGTCAATCAACCCACACTAATTCCTCCACCCTAACCCtttgtaaaaaaaacatacatcaatACTGACAACTTCCACaattagaggggaggggataattgCTTAGTGTTTGAGAATTCTCCCCAACAAGGATCTGAACGGACCTAACTCAATTTATTAGGATGGACAGGATGGAAAATAAGGCTCAGAATGATGTTaccaaacacagaaagaaagagatggacacGGCAATCTCATGGAGAGTAAGTCATAAACATAGGTACAGCTGCAGTGGCATCATATGTACAGCTAACAACAAAAGCGATATTGCCTCACCAGactggcttggagagatcttgctCTTCTTGCCCAGAAAGGAGACCCacattcaaacaacctggacattgTTAGGAATGGGGGGAGAGCAAGGGGATATCTatattcgctaggcaaagcaaggagtgagcaCAGTCCCATCCTATCAAGGATATCGActgcaaaccccccccccccccctctttctctacctcactaatatttgtgggtgtgaataatgtatcttCTCAAATAGCACCTCTTGAGCTACCAAACATTAGGGAAAGGCTTTGGTCACAGAACTTCGAGGGTGATGGGGTGTAAAACTATCAATTAAGTATCAATTCcctcgttttccttttatttcatttaggtGCTTCCTACGAATCACAAAGCAAGGTTTGGTTGGCAATAGCTTGATGCTTAAGAAGAAGAGTCGTCGGTACGGTCACGAAATTCGTTATCCGATCCTGCTTACTTTAGTTTTTAGCTAggtcaataattttttttacacaaagtgTATGGGTATGTGATGCTTGTATACaagaaatttgattaaaaaagcTAGATAAATttttgcgcaaaaaaaaaaaaaaaaaaaaaaaaaaaaacgagcaagaTGATAGAATTAAAAAATTATGTGATGGTTTCCTTATAGTGAATAGTACTGCAGTTTCCTTCTGACCAGAGTTAGTCAACAAATAGGAGTACCAAAtgtagcatttatgtaaatctatctgaaacgacaatgtttcagttaccttgcaaaaaagcgcctttttttttttgtctgaaaatctccattatttttttcagtaaaaaatgtatttggtggaaataatgcatgactttgctacagttagtagatacgaactggacgatcattttgcaacaagaattatgaaaatcacgtaattacatacaaagttaACCTTACTATCATGCGTGAAAATTTGATTGAGAAAATGgcagtttttgtcattcattgtcattacatcataaaggtcataccaatgattaccaaatgtgaatatctacttagacaattccttggcctttaatatgagtcctgtggtagagggtcaggccttgttcaagtaattttaggtcatctttatgtctaggtctaggtctaggtctaggtctaggtctaggtctaggtctaggtctaggtctaggtctaggtctaggtctaggtctaggtctaggtctaggtctaggtctacgtctaggtctaggtctaggtctaggtcaggttaggttaggttaggttaggttaggttaggttaggttaggttaggttaggtttggttaggttaggtctaggtctaggtcagggagtgttctctgaaaagtatactttcagatgtcaaggcTCCTAGTCCCTCCGTCATTTACATATAGTACATTATAAATCGTGTATTATGCATTTCTAATATATAAATGACATTGTTAGGTTTTCAACAGGTTGAAAACAAATCGTATACTCCCGAAAACTTTATCAATCGCACTGTTCTCCCATCCTTGCTGCAGCTGCCTGACTGCTGAACGCAGCCTAAACTATCATACAGCAGTATCATACCAAAGAAATTCGCAAAAAAGCCGAAAAAAcactgaaaatacaagaaaaacaaagcatgaagCAAAAACAGGTGTGGCAGCACGAGGGCATTTAAATACCCCAGACCTTTAAACCACGGAAAGGAGCGCGTTACGAATCTGGCAACCGGCGCCCTGGGTGCGTCACATggtcatgtatccacacacaaagtttgaaaaaatcgTAATTTGTGAACCGTACTGACGACTCTTCCCCTTAACGCCTCTCCGcattcatatacttatagaaagtaaGTAAATTTAT
The sequence above is drawn from the Penaeus vannamei isolate JL-2024 unplaced genomic scaffold, ASM4276789v1 unanchor3776, whole genome shotgun sequence genome and encodes:
- the LOC113802009 gene encoding translocon-associated protein subunit alpha, with amino-acid sequence MFGSLKKLLLLLLVVLPVVITVVDEGRSVAYAQEDEVDGEEDDIIDDEEVNVDDGTESEVEQVDGTEEEEEEEEMTAKGSPDADTIIYFTKPVGTGSDLPAGKLVEFLVGFTNNGDKDFILDAIDASFRYPMDFNFYIQNFTAIPYNRAVKPRQEATVMYSFYPAEAFAGRPLGLTVNLAYHDADGNVFVDPVFNQTVNIVEVDEGMDGETFFLYIFMLAFAVLLLVAGHHFLSSFGRRRGGKRHTVEMGTKKSNSVDYDWLPKELLSEIKKSPRQSPRQRKAARETNSK